A stretch of DNA from Oxyura jamaicensis isolate SHBP4307 breed ruddy duck chromosome 18, BPBGC_Ojam_1.0, whole genome shotgun sequence:
CGGTGGTGGCCATGTGCTGCAGGATCTTGAAGTAGACCACACAGATTACAATCAACGGCACAGCAAACGCCAGCATGAACTGGTAGAGGGTGAACCAGTAAATGTCAGTCTCTGGATTGGGAAGCAGGAGTGCGCAGCGGACAGTCCCGTCCTCCAGAGGCATAAGACCCGCGTACATCCACACGGGAATGATCGTCAGGAAGGAGAGGAGCCACACCAAGCAGATAACGAGAGCTGCAACACAGGGGGTCCGGACATAGGTGGATTTTAGAGGATAGACCGTGGCCAGATAACGGTCCAGGGTCATCACTGTGAGGATGTTGGTGCTGGTGATCTGACTGTTGGTGTCCAGGGCAGTGATGATGGTGCACAGGGGAGCTCCAAAGTACCACGAGCCATTGCCTAGGAGCTGGTGGATAAGGAAGGGCATGCccaagaggaagaggagatcCACAATGGAGAGGTTGAAGATGAAAATGTCAGGCACGGTCTGTTTGCACTTCAGCTTCTTCTTCTTGACAATAGTGTAGATGACGATGAGGTTCCCCACGATGCCCAGGAAGCAGATGATGCTGAAGAGACTGGGCATGATCACGTTGGTGTACGGTGCTGGCTTTTCTGCTACtgccaaaacaaaccaaaatcaTGAGTGCAACCCAGAGACCACCTCTAGATATGTCTGCTTGCCCTGTCTAGGATCTGGATCCCCCTCGAAGACATAGCTTGGAGAGATGTTTAAGACCCTCCTTGAGGAGGCTTAGCTGGGGATGTGACACCTCCTCCCCTGCTGTGCAGGGCATGCagcaccccccaccccacc
This window harbors:
- the LOC118175658 gene encoding melanin-concentrating hormone receptor 1-like isoform X2, with the translated sequence MAPGNSSRNFSAPEARNGSVAEKPAPYTNVIMPSLFSIICFLGIVGNLIVIYTIVKKKKLKCKQTVPDIFIFNLSIVDLLFLLGMPFLIHQLLGNGSWYFGAPLCTIITALDTNSQITSTNILTVMTLDRYLATVYPLKSTYVRTPCVAALVICLVWLLSFLTIIPVWMYAGLMPLEDGTVRCALLLPNPETDIYWFTLYQFMLAFAVPLIVICVVYFKILQHMATTVVPLPQRSLRVRTKKVTRMAVAICSAFFICWAPFYILQLVHLGIDTPSMAFFYAYNFAISLGYANSCLNPFLYITLSETFKRQFLVAIRPAKEPCRNSSSVNNNSMTDASVCLKLAPESTQQTQFLEDFSPRSLPVTVAVH
- the LOC118175658 gene encoding melanin-concentrating hormone receptor 1-like isoform X1; amino-acid sequence: MAPGNSSRNFSAPEARNGSAEKPAPYTNVIMPSLFSIICFLGIVGNLIVIYTIVKKKKLKCKQTVPDIFIFNLSIVDLLFLLGMPFLIHQLLGNGSWYFGAPLCTIITALDTNSQITSTNILTVMTLDRYLATVYPLKSTYVRTPCVAALVICLVWLLSFLTIIPVWMYAGLMPLEDGTVRCALLLPNPETDIYWFTLYQFMLAFAVPLIVICVVYFKILQHMATTVVPLPQRSLRVRTKKVTRMAVAICSAFFICWAPFYILQLVHLGIDTPSMAFFYAYNFAISLGYANSCLNPFLYITLSETFKRQFLVAIRPAKEPCRNSSSVNNNSMTDASVCLKLAPESTQQTQFLEDFSPRSLPVTVAVH